The DNA sequence GTTATTTGTCTTAAAAATTATCCCTCCAGAATTTGATCGGCTGCAGTCTTTGAGGTAACCTTTTCAATAACTCTTGTACAGATTCCTTTTTCATCAAAAATAAAAGTGGTTCTTACAATTCCCATATAGGTTTTGCCGAACGTTTTTTTCTCCTGCCAAACACCAAATTTTTCAATAATATTACGGTTTTCATCTGCGATAAGATCGTAAGGAAAAGCAAATTTGCTGTGAAAGTTTTTCT is a window from the Chryseobacterium sp. T16E-39 genome containing:
- the bcp gene encoding thioredoxin-dependent thiol peroxidase, yielding MLKVGDKLPEFEGTNQDGETINSSQLIGKKLVIFFYPQANTPTCTVEACNLSDNYSQLKKAGFQLLGISGDSVKKQKNFHSKFAFPYDLIADENRNIIEKFGVWQEKKTFGKTYMGIVRTTFIFDEKGICTRVIEKVTSKTAADQILEG